AAGGTATTCTTAAAACTTCTCATTGAATCCAACATCCTGAATCACTTTTCAATTCAATCACtgatattcattttttcccaCATAATATCATTACCTATTCCAACAAGAGTGTTGGTGATGCAGCATTTcttataagaaacagaaaaatgtttctCTGCTTCAAAATGGCAACACAGGAGAATCCTGAAACCACCTCTCACAGACACACTGAATCTATAGCTACATGCAGACCAATTTCCTTCGAAAGATATCTGGAAACTAACTGAGCAACTCATACACATCAGATGAACCAAACCCCTCAACATCAGAATGGGTAGGTGGGACACAATCTCACCATTAACCTCTTCCCATGCAGTGACATAAAaccagcagagaaaaaaaaaaaacacaaaaaaaaacaaaaaaaaaaaccaaacaaaaaaaaaacaaaaaaaaaaaaaccagcagagAACTCACaactcagcatctcccagaggaCTGAAGGTTTTGGACCCCACTGCTGGTATCACAATTCTTAAGACTTCCACCTGAGAAATGGACCCCAAAACATCGGCTCTGAAAGCCAACAGGAATTGCATGCATGAGACCCACAAGGCTATAGCAAACTAATCCAATAGATAGTTCTTAGATTGTGTGGATTCCCTGTGGTTAaaccccagggcccagcacagggGCAGCAGACTGAAATGCACCCAGTCTTTCCATGAAAGAGGCTAGTCACTAACCTTAAAAGCCCGAGGGACAGGCTTCTAACTTAAAAGGCTTCCAAGGGCCGACTGTATTGCTCTCCAGAAACCACGGAGGCTGGTGGGTTCATCTTCCCGCTCTCCCCCTGCCTCGTCCAGGCTGCCAGGATCTCCCAGAAAGCGGCTCGTGTGCATGTCTGATGCCCCAGGTTCTGTGGCTGCTGCCTGGAGGATGTCACTTCCTCTCCTGGCTTCGGTGGCCAGTGAGGCTTCTGTTCAAGGGCACCAGGGGACtgtaacaaacagaaaaacacttTTTCACCAGTTATTCCTCCCAGGCCCAGGGTGGAGGGAGCAGACTGAACTGACCAGTCTTTCTATGAGACAAGACTATTAGCTTCTGTTAACAGTTGTGGCCTGAGGGGCTGACTGCCCTCCTCTCCACAGACCAGGGAGGCCAGTGGGCGCCACCTTAATGCTCTCTCTGTGCTGGGCTCTATGCTCCTGGTGTCTCTGAGAAAGGCGCTTATGCACACATCTGCCACCTGGGGGGTTGTGATTGCCACTAAGAGGTCTGGCACCAGTGACCAGTGGGCCTTGTGTTCATGGGTTCAATGGGAtgatagcaaaaaagaaaaaaagttttaagtggCTATCCCCTCAGGGCTCAGCAGAGAGGGAGCAGACAGATTCATTTACCAGTCCTCCCCAAGGAAGAATATTCACATACTTTAAAAGATGCTGCCTGAGGGTCTGGCTTCCATTTAGTCTGCCTCTAGGTGCTGACTGAGATCCTCCCCTTTGGAATGCAGACAAATCTTGGCAGATCCTCAACTACTGGAAGCCTGTAAGAACACAGAAGGCTGCCTGGATAACCACAAAGGCTTAAGTGAGAGGCATGAACAGGGTTGAAGAAGTTCCATCTTCTAAATCAGACCACTCCTTCAAGCCTGAGATGTGGCATTAAGCCAATACAGACAGtcaaggaaaatggaaaatacagaggAATAAGTTCTAAAGAAAAGAGCAAgataaaaatcccagaaaaagACTTTAATGACATGGAGTTAAATTCAGAATAATCTAATGTTGTAAGGGTGGTGGGTTAGTCAGTTATAAACCTGGAAAATAACAACAACTACTGTAACTTGTTAATGCATACATAAGATAAAAAGATGCAAATTGtgaaatcaaaaatataaaatgtgaaggGGGTAAAAATGTAGAGCTTCAGAATGTGTGCAAACTTATTATCAACTTAAAATAGACTGTTAACAAATATAGCGTATTTTATGTGAGCCTCAAGataaccacaaagcaaaaaacTATAGTAGGTgtacaaaagataaagaaatttaaGGTTACCACTACAGAAAATCATCCATCACAAGAgaagagagcaagagaagggAACAAACGAATCACAAAACATCCAGAAATCAatcaacaaaatggcaataagttcATACTTATTTATACTTTATATGTAAATGGAATAAATTCTCCAATTGAAAGATATAGAATGGCTgatggataaaaaacaaaacaaaaacaagactgaaatATATGCTGTCTACCAGAGACTTACATCAGCTTGAAGaacacacagagacaaaaagtgaagaaaacagtCTATGCAgacaaaaaccaaagaaaactGTGGTAGCTATATCTACATCAGACAAAAGACTTAAAGACAAACCTACAATAGGAGATGAAGAAGAATGATAAAGGAGTCAATCCAATAAGAAGACATAGCATTTATAGATTTGCATGTATCCAATTTAGgagcagagaagactggtggcctatagtccacagggtcgcaagagtcagacacaactgaagtgacttagcaaacatacacacacaacataggaactgtgggaaattctgaaagagatgggaataccagaccaccttacctgactcctgagcaacctgtatgcagagcaagaagcaagagttagaaccggacatggaacaatggactggttcaaaattgagaaaggaatacgtcaaggctgtatattgtcaccctgcttatttaacttacatgcagagtacatcatgagaaacgctgggctggaggaagcacaagctggaatcaagattgctgggagaaatatcaataaccaaagatatgcagatgacaccactcttagggcagaaagcaaagaggaactaaaaagcctcttgatgaaagtgaaagaggagagagaaaaagatggtttaaaactcaacattcaaaaaacaaagatcatggtatccagtctcatcacttcgtggcaaatagatggggaaacaatggaaatagtgacagactattttttgggctccaaaatcactgcagatggtgactgcagccatgaaattaaaagatgcttgctccttggaagaaaagctatgacaaacttagtgtattaaaaagcaaagacattattgtgccaataaaggtccgtatattcaaaactatggtttttccagtagtcatgtacggatgtaagagttggaccgttaagaaggctgagcgttgaagatttgatgctttcgaactgtggtgctggagaagactcttgagagtcccttggactacaaggagatcaaaccagtcaatcctaaaggaaataataaatactcactggaaggactgatgctgaagttgaagctccaacactttggccacctgatgggaagagctgactcattggaaaagaccctgattactgggaaagattgaaggcagggggagatggggatgaccgaggacgagatggttggatggcaacagcaactcaatggacatgagtttgagcaagctctgggagatgatgaaggacagggaatcctggcgtgctgcacggGGTCTcaaggggtcagacacgactgaatgatcgaacaagtgccacctaggaagcccccttCTTAAGATTTTGTTTATATCTTAATTGTTTTGTATATATGAAGGTAAAAACAAGGATGGATAGAGATATTTGAAAGTTTGAGAATACATCAATCAGAAAGAGTTATCTGAAATTTAAGTCTCACAAATAAGCAGAAAATGTTAATCCTTTGAACAGTAATAAGAACAAAGTCAATAAATTGAAATTTATGGTACAAGACAAGGAAGAACTCCTGGCTATATAACTTTGGTTTTGTAAAGTAGTTAACAtctctgagtttgtttcccaatctgtgaaatgaggacacCTGCTAGTTAGGTAAAACGCTTGGGAGgtggaagctcagagaagtcagTTTTCTTATCCTAATCCAGGGTTTCCTAACTAGCAATACTGACATTCAGCCCAGATCATTGTTTGTTGTGGGGAGCTGTTCTGTATACCGTTAAACATTTAGCAGCGTCCCTGATTTCTACCCGCATCACTCTCTATCATCATGTGAGACGCCAGTAATACTTCTCTCCCAGACTCAAGGTTGAAAATGACCACCCATTGTCAACTGCCTTCTGGGAGGCAAAGTCGCTGCAGCTGAGAGTCACTGTCCTAACCACCGTGTTCATCCAAAAAGGGTTTGAGCGAGAAATAAAACGTAGTCTTAGAGTAGAATGCAGGGGTCCCACCTCACAGAGGCAGGATCTGTGACTCAGAAAACTGGGGATGAGGAGCTTCGAGCCTCCAGCGAAGTCctaatcaatgaatgaatggactttGAAGGGAAGGTGCAACAAGGGGCAAACGAGAGGGCAAGGCGCTGAGACTGTGGTCTCCGAATCAAAGATACACACCCTAGTCACCACTTACAGTGCTTAGCTGATTCCGAGGCAAAATCATTTTCCAGTTAAACCGAGACACCGAGGCCGTCGTGGGAGCCTGACAAGCGAGGAGGTGCGGACCGAGATGAGAATTCCTTCCGGCGCGCCGGCCGGGTGGAGTCCCGGAGAAATCGCCAccgccccccggcccccgccccacGTGCTGACGTCAGCCGCAGGCCCCGCCTCCACTCCGCCCCGCCCTCCGGGTctcgcccccgccccctccgcagccacctccccctgccctgctCGCGGCCCTGCGTAAGCGGGCAGGGGCGGGCTGGAGGCGTTGGTGCTGCCACGTCTTGGCGGCTGCGAGCGCAGCGGCCGCGGTGCAGCGGGCTGTAGCGCGGGAGGCGGGAAGAGGTGGGGCTGGCTCTGAAGCCGGATCCGGATCCAGTGCAGTGTACCCGGGTGAGTGAGAATCCGTCGAGCCTGGAGAGGAGCGCAGACTGCGTACCTCTACGGGTGAGAGGGTCTGGGGGTCGGGGAGAGAGAGCGGGTCCGGAGCGGATGCCCTGAGTGCCGGGTTGGGCCTGCCTTCAGGTTTATCAAACAGGTGTGACTGCTACCCCCGGGCGAGGCGAGCTAGGCCCGGCGAGGGGCGGGGGCAGATTCCGTTCGGGGATCCAGGCATTTAATCTTCGCCAGCTGGGTGCACATGGGGGCGTAGAGGGCAGTTTGGAGCAAGTTGAGCGAACGCACGCCTGGAGCAGAGGTTAGGGATGGTGGCCAGTGGTCCAGCCATGCAGGAGGTGGCCTTAGCAAGGCAGGAGCAGAGACTAGGGTGAAATTGACTTCTTTCGGCAGCTTTAACGTGGGAGATTGAGACAGCTGTTCAGTTTCTGCCGCCTTCGGCTTTTTGAAATGGGCACGAACGCCGTTGGCCGCCCCGTTTCCCCGTTCCCTTCGGAGGAGCACCACACGGCGGTCAGGAGCCACTTGAGGACCTGATTCTGCTCCGAAGATCACCTCCTGCACTGATTAAATTGGGGTTTCACTGTAGGAAAGACGGACATCCTTTGTCTCTTCCGGGGGCTTCTACCCTCTAGAGACACTAGGTATTGTGACTTCTCTTACAGGAGCTAACATTTATGTAAATCAACTCTTAAAATGCCATACAAAATTGAAGGGCGACTAGTTTTGTTAGGGTATACACTCGAGAATGAATTCTAGAATGGATCTCAGGAAATCATTTAGGTCAGTTTCATTAGGCAGGATTCACTGACATTTTTTAGaataggggaggaaaaaaaaatagaatagggGAGATAGCTCCCAGTCTGGCATGATGATGTAAAGATTGGCCTCTACTAAGTATGGTACTGTAGGGCAAGAACGACATAGGAGGATTTAAGATTCACTCATTGGCTATTACCCTGAGGTCAAGTCCCAAAAGCTCCACTTGCTCTAGCATGCTCATGGATAGACTGGGAATAATGCCTAAATTATAGGGATCAAACTAtcaagaagttttaaaattctcaacTGAAATGTAATTTCATAATTTAATATAGCCAAGCATATTAAAATCATCAGTGAATGAAGTGTTCTTAGGTTCaaacaaaattcaaattattGAAATTGTTATGAAATGTATGTAGACGAACCCCAAAGTCTCAAACAGCACAAGGCCCCCCTTCCTGCTTTAACCATGTACTAAAGTAATACAGTAATGCTCCAAGAGCTCATGAGATATAAAGACAAGTTTAGATTTGACCTTAGattgttttttcaaaattttatatcaaCTTCTGAAATCTTCATTCCCAGTATCTATTACTTGTTGCTCTCAGTTGCTTGTTCCTAGCAGCAGCTCATCCCCTTGTGTATAGCTCAGTAAAGACGGTGAGAAACCTGTTGAAACTGTGTCCAAAGAATGGTCAACCAACTGATGTGATCTTAGTAAAAatgaatttgctgtatggttttTGTGATATCACTTGTGGCAGtttggaaatctttttttcttctggattttCTGAATGACCTCCAGATAAGTCTTATACCATTTGTTATTCATTCACTAGGCATTTATTGTGCTAAGCTTAGGCATTAGGGCCTTTAAATGCATGCTAACTTAGTAGTTAAACAGAAAAGTTTCTTGAGAAATACTTAACGGTTAGggttcagttttaaaaattaatctaaaatctTCAGAGTGAGACTCCaaagaggaaattccctggcagtccagcagttaaaacTTGGTGCTTTCATTGacgtagacctgggttcgatccctggttggagagctaagatcccacaagcagcacacccctcacccccacccctggccaaaaaaacccaaaaccccaAATAAGACACCAGTGATAATGATGAAATTCGGCTTCAAATTCCTAATGTGGTACCTGGGGGTGCTTTAAGAtgctgaaaattttcttttgcaaaccaaataaacaattttgctgttttctaatCTTTTGAAATTTAGTATCAAATCACATCTTACTTTAACTTGCTTAATATATTAATTGGACACCAACAGAATTTTACTACATGGGGACATAGTAAAATAAAAGAAGGTAACCTTAAGTGTGGCTCTGTTTTGTAAAATAGCTCATATAAACATTTTGATATTGATTTTTGATTGGGATAAGAATATGGGTTCTTATTTCTATCCAGAATGCTATTTTAACTAGCCTGAAATTCTTATTTTCCAAATACAGGTTATAAGTGCTGCTTTGActaagttttgtgtgtgtgttagtcgctctgttgtgtacaacactgcaacccatggactgtagcccaccaggctcctctgcccatgggattctccaggcaagaatactggagtggattgccattcccttctccagaggatcttcctctcccagggatagaaccctggtctcccgcattgcaggctgattctttaccaactgagccacaagagaagcccaaatgaaagtgaaagtgactcagtcgtgtccaactctttggtaccccatggactaaacagtccatggaattctccaggcctgaatactgggtgggtagctgttcccttctccagggggtattcccaacccagggatcgaccccaggtctcccacattgcaagcggattctttaccagctgagccacaagggaagcccaagaatactgtagtgggtagcctatcccttctccagaggatcttcccaacccaggaatcgaaccgggatctcctacactgcaggcggcttctttaccaactgagctatcagggaagccccttctttcaGATTAGAGTACTCAAAAGCTTCAGGGACCCAATTATCTGGGACAAATACTAAAGGGCATGCACTAAAATTACTTATAAAAAAACCTGTTTCAAATGAaccatgcgtgtgtgctcagtcgcttcagacATGTCCagtactgtccatgggattttcctggcaagaatactggagtgggttgccatgccccctccagaGTAtccttctgatccagggatcaaacccaagtgttctccatctcctgctttgcacgtggattctttactgctgagccactgaggagtCCCCAAATAGACCATAAGCTGGTTAAATTTTATGAATGATTGTTTTAATCATCACAATTTCCTTTCCTTACTGTTCTTAGATCCAAGCATAGTGTTTAGAGCaagttttttcttcccttccaagaatgttttcagttttacatAAGCATAACCTTTTTGTAGCCGCTGTATCCAGCAGTGTGACTCatgaattaaaagtgaaaaaacttgaatatataaaaagttagaaaagttaacatgaacatataaaaaataaattttaaattagtagCTAACTAAATTATATCGTGTTGAGCATGTATAGTGTGCGAGGCACTATTAGGTGTTTGTATACACTAAGCCATTTCTTCAACAGTTTCATCTCCAttgtacaaatgaggaaacagtttGTTTAATTTACATAGCCATGATCAGACAGTTGACATCTGAATATCAGGTCTGACTCTAGAGCTCATGGTCTTTCCTTGTCTAGGTTTCAATCTCGGCTTTGCTATTATGATTTTGTGACCTTGTCTACACCtgcatttcctcatctgttaacaTGGAGATAATCATCATTGGTACTCTAGGATTGTTACAGTGAGTCAGTAATGTGTAAAGTTCTttgaacaatgcctggcacatagtaagtgctgaacaaataataattattattacacCACACTACCTTCTCAAAGCCTCTGCTAGATCGCAGCATTCCCTACATAGTTACATCGGGTTATGCAATGTAATCTACCTTtatggaaaagttaaaaatagttgCCCTTAGACATACTGTGATTTATGAAATAGAGAACATCTTGGAGTTGGGTTATTGGGGGAAGTTATTCTGTTATTAAGTGGactttaattttttcctgtattGCTTTGTTTTATGGTAGTATATTAtgcatatagatagatagatttgtCTTTAAATTCTTTGTTTCAAAAAACTAGAGGCAGGTATCAAATAGAATACAGTTGATCCTTAATAAGATGGGTTTGAACTTCAAGGATCCACTTACccacagatttttttcagtagtattACAGTACTACACATTTCAAAGTAAGTTGAATCTCCCATTACAGAACCAGAGATACGGAGGGCGGAGTACAAGTTATATGTGAATTTTCTACTATGCATTTTTGACAGCATGGAGGATTGGCACCCTAAACCCAtgctgttcaaggatcaactcTGGTTTCTTTAACTGGGTGTGGTGTTAGAAATGAAAGTTTAGTGTTACCAGTCTCCTAGTAATAGTTTGGAAGACTGTCTCCTCCAGCAACTCTCTTCTACAGAGGTGtgcaccccctgccccccccccattTCTATGCTTCATGTTTTTCATTCTAGCATTACAGCTTTCATttagtttcagttttattaagaCTACACCTAATAAGAATCTATTTCTGAATGttcaaaaaagagataaaaataccGTAATTGATCATTTTTCAATAGCATGAAAAACACAGGCTATTCTTAAAAAGTTGCTTAGATGCAGCTGAGCAACTTCTCGATTTTTAGAAAACCTGCCATGAAAACAAAATCCAATAGATACTTAGTGTGAATTTATCATAGCTGAGACCAAATATTCCAGTGAATGCAGAGAATCTTCTGTTCATGgttcatattttttaagttacatGCCCAGTAGTCTTCCTGGGCAGGTAAAACCAACAAATTATTCCTTAATCCaataatgttattaaaaaaaaaaaaaggaagtcattTAAAAGTCAGCTACTCAAAATGCTACGCTAGTAGCACTGGCCCATacgaaaaaatgttttaaaagtcctGTTAGAAAAAAGGAGTTTAAAAGTGTAACAACTTCTAAATTTAGTCATTTACTATATGATAGAATTTCTGAGTTTTCTATATAGCTCTAGCTGTGGCATTTGATGTTACATTCAGGATAGACTAAAATAAGTATCTTGCATACCTGTTAAAGATTTTTCTAAGTGCTGTTTACTTTTATTAAGAAATTGACAATCTTGCCAATCAAAAAGTGTCTATTAAATAAAATgccttaacatttaaaattttgttttagatCTTACTGCGAAGATGAAACCTGATGAAACTCCTATGTTTGACCCAAGTCTACTCAAAGAAGTGGACTGGAGTCAGAATACAGCTACATTTTCTCCAGCCATTTCCCCAACACATCCTGGAGAAGGTTTGGTTTTGAGGCCTCTTTGTACTGCTGATTTAAATAGAGGTATGGGCTCAGTTTACAAATGCTAGTTAGACTTATCATTAGCATTGTTTTTTCCACATATATGATGAtgctgataattttttaaaatatttgactttcCTATTATTTTTGTGCTTAAATTTTAAAGTGACTGAGAACTTAATTACAATGTGTATAGGCCAGATATTACTGTACTATACAGTATTGTATTATACCATTTCAAATGACTTATATACAACAGTGCTCCTTCCTAATTAAGCAGCTAAAAGGGGGAAATTACCTTGTATAATGACACAAAAGAAAGAATCTTCTCTAAGAAGCTGGATGGAGAATGAAGATAATTTGCCTCAGATAGTTGCAAAAGGTTTTGTCTAcatgtattcctttttttaatatctaaattCTCCAAAATAATATCCTTAAATTTCAGTAATCAAAAATCAACTTTTTACAGTTTCCTATTTTGGCaggaaatcttaaaatattttggtcaaatcagttctttggtatataaaagttaaaattcccAAAGTTCTATGCTGTTCATATTAACATCACATTAAtcaggaatctttaaaaaaaatggttgtCTCAACAatgttatattttacaaataatatttgGTCATAATGAGaatctttttttaagtaaaatgaaagCACATATTTGAGAAAATTTGACATTCCTTGCACTGAATCTACTGCAAATTACATTTAAAACTGTATATGCTGGTTCTATAAATACTGAGTCTTAAGGTCAGCACTATTCCAAAAATCTTATGCAGGCAAAAACACTGGTAAAATCTgttattgttttctatatttattatatagaAAGAATGGGtttgtttaatcttttaaaataatttaagaatggTTCATTAcagaaagttttgaaaaaataatgcccACCAGCTTGACACATTgcttcttttaatatatatttgctcTTCTCATGACTTGAAATCTGTTTTTCAAAACTAGGTTTTTTTAAGGTACTAGGTCAGCTGACAGAGACTGGAGCTGTCAACCCAGAACAATTTATGAGTAAGTCCTACAGCCTCtttttcctgaagaaaaagaaataaagggaaacaagattttatttttgtttcaagcTCTGTTCAGTGTCTACTTATATTTTTGTTCAAATAgctggaaaattttcaaataacaaaTTAGCGATTATTTGTGTTTAATGTGGCCAATCTATTCTAGAATCCAAAAGTAACTATTACTATGTTTTTACAAAATACCTGGCTATTTTTAGATAATTACTATAGCATAGAACCTGGGTGGCAGTTTTAGAgatttttattatagtattttCCTTTCACATAGGTTATTTCACAGAAATTTCgtcaaaaaatgtaataaaaatatgtaaggaCAGAAACTCAAAGGGGTCAATTGACTTACCCAAAATCATAGGTAGTTGTTGGTAAGGAAAAAACTACAACCTTCCTGACTCCATCCAGTGCTCTTAACACTGTCTTCCTATCTTCTTCATTTTCCTCAAtaggtaattttattttgtactctATATGACCCTTTTGAAATGAAGGTTATTATTTTCTGATTCTGTCTTCcttctttgaatctatttcttccCATTTCAGACCCATTACTAGAATACAACTGTGGAAATAAACAGTATGTTAATACTCTTGGGCTCAGTTTTTATTCCTAAATTCTTCTTTGTGGGAATATTAGATGAGAAATCATGTTATTTCATCAGGATAAATCAGTTTGAGGGGAAGGTATTTATTCCATTTTTGCTCCTATCTGCTATGGGGCTTTGGGAAAATTACTGGGAAATGGAGACTTATTTTTTATCTGTTTCACAGGATGCtttcaaagcaaacaaaaatgatTATTGTATTTCTAAAACAGGTCATGTAATCATGAAACACTTGGGATCACAGGAGGAAAATTGAAAACTACTTTGTCAGATTATAAAATAGCTGTGTTAGTCTTCCTTTTTTCTGCTAGCAGATCTTTTAAATGTATGAACTATGTTCTAGTCAGTACTGACTACTGATGTTTCAAATACATGGTCATGCTTAATAAGTGACATTTTCTCTAGACACAAAGTTGTAAATTACTGTGGTAAAATAGctttaaatattcattattttggctaattctagtattttttttgggggggagcaCCTAATAAAGTTTAATGTCTATATAACACTCTTTTCCAATTTCCACAGAATCTTTTGAGCACATGAAGAAATCTGGGGATTACTATGTTACAGTTGTGGAAGATGTAACTTTAGGCCAGATAGTTGCTACAGCAACTCTGATAATAGAAcataaattcatccattcctgtGCTAAGGTATGTGTTCACATTAATGCTTATGAGTAAAATGGACATCAACTTCTAGTTTCCATCAGACAAGTCtgttttcccactgctttttacTGCAAAATCAGAGAGCAAAATATTGCCTGGAATAGTTTTGCTTTCTAGAAATCACTTAGTCATTTTCCCATTCTCTTAAGAGTTGTGAGACAGAAAATGTTATTAACATGAATTGTTTGCTAAAAATTGTTCTGTAAGGTGTTAGAATTGGTATAGATGTACAGAAATCAAGTCAGCATTGTGGAATTTGGCATTAATGTTTGGaatcaatttttttcaaaaatgatacTTGGAATGTACTACATTAACACAAATTTCCCATCAGTTTCCGAGTGGTAAAGGGTTCAGAATAGTATGTTCTAATCATGACCCTTCTAATGCCTGTAGAGTCCCTTCACTCCTCATGATTCACATGAAATAGTAAAGAAAACAAGATCTAGGTAACCCTGTGAGAATATGATAGAAACACTTGGAATGTATTCTGTGAGGTATGAATTTTGGTATGATTTCTGTACTAGaaattagtatactgtattggtatgtCTGAAATAAATTGCTTTTAAGCAGGAATAGGATAATGGATGTAGTACCTTAATAACAAGATTACATTTTGGTGATGTGGATTctgagatttgttttaaaataataggaTGGGATGGTTCAGGATATAGACGAATTAGGCCACAAATTGATTCACTGTATTATTTCCTCtataataggttaaaaaaaattgcagttttTGAAGTTAaggtttataaaacatttatttatcaatGAATTCTTCCAACATTTGCTGAtttaactaaaaacaaaacctaCATGCTTAGTCTTTTAaacattgtaaatattttcagagaGGACGAGTAGAAGATGTTGTTGTTAGTGATGAATGCAGAGGAAAGCAGCTTGGCAAACTGTAAGTAGGCAGAAACAAGGTAACCCTGGATAAAGTAGCTACTCTGTGTTTCAGTTTACATTTGCTTGCCAAGATACTTGctaaaaatgttttcctgtttGAAGTTTTTTAAGTGTCATTAATTATG
The Cervus canadensis isolate Bull #8, Minnesota chromosome 6, ASM1932006v1, whole genome shotgun sequence genome window above contains:
- the GNPNAT1 gene encoding glucosamine 6-phosphate N-acetyltransferase; translation: MKPDETPMFDPSLLKEVDWSQNTATFSPAISPTHPGEGLVLRPLCTADLNRGFFKVLGQLTETGAVNPEQFMKSFEHMKKSGDYYVTVVEDVTLGQIVATATLIIEHKFIHSCAKRGRVEDVVVSDECRGKQLGKLLLSTLTLLSKKLNCYKITLECLPQNVGFYKKFGYTVSEENYMCRRFLK